One window from the genome of Rhodobacteraceae bacterium S2214 encodes:
- a CDS encoding TolC family outer membrane protein, with protein sequence MKNFAVQLKTIAAVCFVAFAPAASAETLADALTHAYDHSGLLEQNRALLRAADEDVAQAVASLMPVINWSATASSSAPRAPGADLISANASISASLTIYDSGATQFAIDAQKELVLGTRQSLVGVEQQVLLRAVEAYMNVRRDSEFLALRQNNVRVITQEFRAAQDRFEVGEVTRTDVSLAEARLAAARSLLASAQGSLAQSQEEFRAAVGRAPGQLQPVSPAPASRSVAEAKAYAVRNHPTMREAQHGVSAAELNIRRAEAANNPTVSLSAQVGVDDEINFGRQVGVTVSGPIYQGGRLSSQVRQFMARRDAARAGLHVTRHGLEQQVGNAYSFLEVARASRQASEEQIRASTVAFRGVREEATLGARTTLDVLNAEQELLNARANQISAQADEVIASYTLLSATGLLTAEHLRLPVQQYDPAAYYNLVKDAPTSTSDQGAALDRVLRAIGD encoded by the coding sequence ATGAAGAATTTTGCGGTACAATTGAAAACCATTGCTGCTGTTTGCTTTGTTGCATTTGCCCCTGCGGCTTCTGCCGAAACGCTTGCTGATGCATTGACGCATGCCTACGATCATTCCGGACTGCTTGAACAGAACAGGGCGCTTTTGCGTGCGGCGGACGAAGACGTCGCACAGGCTGTTGCGTCACTTATGCCGGTGATCAACTGGTCCGCGACGGCATCTTCGTCCGCTCCACGGGCACCCGGCGCTGACCTGATTTCCGCAAACGCAAGTATTTCTGCAAGTTTGACGATCTACGATTCCGGCGCGACGCAATTTGCAATTGATGCGCAAAAGGAACTCGTTCTGGGGACACGTCAGTCGTTGGTTGGTGTCGAACAACAGGTGCTTTTGCGCGCTGTCGAAGCTTACATGAATGTGCGTCGCGACAGCGAATTCTTGGCATTGCGCCAAAACAACGTGCGCGTCATCACGCAAGAATTCCGTGCAGCCCAAGACCGTTTCGAAGTCGGCGAAGTGACCCGCACAGATGTGTCGCTCGCTGAGGCACGATTGGCAGCGGCACGTAGCTTGCTGGCATCCGCGCAGGGCAGCCTTGCCCAGTCGCAAGAAGAATTTCGCGCAGCCGTAGGGCGCGCACCGGGCCAACTTCAACCGGTATCGCCCGCACCTGCGTCGCGCAGCGTTGCAGAAGCAAAAGCCTACGCCGTCCGCAACCACCCGACGATGCGTGAAGCCCAGCATGGCGTATCTGCCGCTGAATTAAATATCCGGCGCGCCGAAGCCGCGAACAACCCGACTGTCAGCCTAAGCGCGCAGGTTGGCGTCGATGATGAAATCAATTTTGGCCGCCAAGTCGGCGTGACCGTCTCTGGTCCGATTTACCAAGGTGGTCGCCTGTCTAGTCAGGTCCGTCAGTTTATGGCGCGCCGCGACGCTGCACGTGCTGGACTGCATGTGACCCGTCATGGGCTAGAGCAACAGGTTGGTAACGCTTATTCTTTCCTCGAAGTCGCGCGTGCGTCACGTCAAGCATCCGAAGAACAGATTCGTGCATCGACCGTTGCATTCCGCGGTGTCCGTGAAGAAGCGACATTGGGCGCACGGACGACTTTGGATGTTCTAAACGCTGAGCAGGAATTGCTGAACGCGCGTGCAAACCAAATCTCTGCGCAAGCCGATGAAGTGATTGCATCTTACACGTTGTTGTCTGCGACGGGCCTTTTGACTGCCGAACACCTGCGCTTGCCTGTGCAGCAGTATGACCCTGCCGCATACTACAATCTGGTCAAGGATGCGCCGACGTCGACATCTGATCAAGGCGCTGCGTTGGATCGTGTTTTGCGGGCCATCGGCGATTAA
- the efp gene encoding elongation factor P: MPKINGNEIRPSNVLEHDGGLWAAVKVDHVKPGKGGAFAQVELKNLRDGRKLNERFRSADKVERVRLEQKDQQFLFEADDMLTFMDNETYDQIALPADILGDLRPFLQDGMIVKIEYYEEEALNVTLPTRVICKVAETEPVVKGQTAANSFKPATLDNGVRVMIPPFVGQDEDIVVSTETMEYVERA; the protein is encoded by the coding sequence ATGCCAAAAATTAACGGAAACGAAATTCGTCCAAGCAACGTATTGGAACATGATGGCGGTCTTTGGGCAGCTGTGAAGGTAGATCACGTCAAACCGGGCAAAGGTGGGGCATTTGCGCAGGTTGAGCTAAAAAACCTACGTGATGGTCGCAAACTGAACGAACGGTTTCGGTCTGCCGATAAAGTAGAGCGCGTGCGCTTGGAACAGAAGGATCAACAGTTCCTGTTCGAAGCAGACGATATGCTCACTTTCATGGACAATGAAACTTACGATCAGATTGCACTTCCGGCTGACATCTTGGGCGATCTGCGCCCATTCTTGCAGGACGGCATGATCGTAAAGATCGAATACTATGAGGAAGAAGCGCTGAACGTGACGCTGCCGACCCGCGTTATTTGCAAAGTCGCCGAGACTGAGCCTGTTGTGAAGGGCCAAACCGCCGCGAACAGCTTTAAGCCCGCAACTTTGGACAACGGCGTTCGCGTCATGATCCCACCGTTTGTTGGGCAAGACGAAGATATCGTCGTGAGCACGGAAACGATGGAATACGTCGAACGCGCGTAA
- a CDS encoding elongation factor P: protein MRDFVDGTAFNNEQGNRARKLFAAVVLAALDDAIADDKKYGNGPEQIARWARSRDGREVLSCAGIDPNERVVEGLMEFVGKGVRTSVALSREESERRNAAEQEARAA, encoded by the coding sequence ATGCGTGATTTTGTCGACGGAACAGCTTTTAACAACGAACAGGGCAACCGCGCCCGCAAGTTATTTGCTGCAGTCGTCCTCGCCGCTTTGGACGACGCTATCGCGGACGATAAGAAGTATGGTAACGGTCCTGAACAAATCGCACGCTGGGCACGTTCGCGCGATGGGCGCGAAGTGTTGTCATGCGCTGGCATCGACCCGAACGAACGTGTGGTCGAAGGCTTGATGGAATTTGTTGGCAAAGGTGTCCGCACCTCTGTCGCGCTCTCCCGCGAGGAAAGCGAACGTCGCAACGCAGCCGAGCAAGAAGCACGCGCCGCTTAA
- a CDS encoding protein-L-isoaspartate O-methyltransferase: MVDYSNRRTMMVDTQVRPSDVTKFPIIDAMLSVPREVYVPDQLREAAYMGEHVVLSADRVVLEPRTFAKMLEVLDVQPDHTVLDLGCGLGYSTAVLARLADFVAGVEDDEDLANEAQSILSENGVDNAAVMAGDLTEGAAKSGPYDIIIAQGAVEEIPATILDQLRDGGRIAAIFAEGSLGVVRVGYKSNGIVSWRFAFNATAPTLSGFKKAAAFSL; the protein is encoded by the coding sequence GTGGTAGACTACAGCAACCGCCGCACGATGATGGTCGACACACAAGTCCGCCCATCAGACGTCACAAAGTTCCCAATCATCGACGCGATGTTGTCCGTTCCGCGCGAGGTCTACGTGCCAGATCAACTGCGCGAAGCAGCCTACATGGGCGAACATGTTGTGCTAAGCGCCGATCGGGTTGTGTTGGAACCACGGACATTCGCGAAGATGCTGGAAGTGCTTGATGTCCAGCCAGACCACACAGTGTTGGATCTGGGTTGCGGTCTTGGGTATTCCACAGCGGTTCTGGCGCGATTAGCAGATTTTGTTGCTGGCGTTGAAGACGATGAAGATCTGGCGAACGAAGCTCAGTCCATTTTGTCAGAAAACGGTGTCGACAACGCAGCCGTGATGGCCGGTGACCTGACAGAAGGTGCAGCTAAATCTGGCCCTTACGATATCATCATCGCGCAAGGTGCTGTCGAAGAAATTCCTGCAACGATTCTTGACCAATTGCGCGACGGTGGGCGAATTGCGGCCATCTTTGCTGAAGGGTCGCTTGGCGTTGTGCGGGTCGGTTACAAGTCAAACGGTATTGTAAGTTGGCGCTTCGCCTTTAATGCGACGGCGCCGACACTATCTGGTTTTAAGAAGGCCGCCGCGTTCAGCTTGTGA
- a CDS encoding folate-binding protein, translating to MTQPRTVFSVTGTDRVSFLQGLITNDVDKAQNGIVYAALLTPQGKFIADFFVIGRAEELLIDVATSHAAALSQRLNMYRLRADVQLTETPLVVSTGTTATPDGALPDPRHPDLGWRVYSDTDVSDETDWTTLRVENMVPETGVELLPDSYILEAGFERLNGIDFKKGCYVGQEIAARMKHKTELKKGLARVAIDGSAQPGDEITSNGKPAGTLHSVAGDTGLAYLRFDRAKGMETKNATLTLLDTAPVSSA from the coding sequence ATGACCCAGCCCCGCACAGTTTTCTCGGTGACCGGCACGGACCGCGTTTCATTCCTGCAAGGATTGATCACCAATGACGTCGATAAAGCGCAAAACGGGATCGTCTACGCCGCTCTTTTGACGCCGCAAGGCAAGTTCATCGCCGACTTCTTTGTCATTGGCCGCGCCGAGGAGCTATTGATTGATGTCGCGACCAGCCATGCGGCTGCACTTTCGCAACGATTAAACATGTATCGGCTGCGTGCGGATGTGCAATTGACCGAAACGCCATTGGTCGTTTCAACAGGGACGACAGCTACTCCCGACGGTGCCCTGCCCGATCCGCGTCACCCCGACCTAGGCTGGCGGGTCTACAGTGACACGGATGTCAGCGATGAAACGGACTGGACCACACTGCGGGTTGAAAACATGGTCCCAGAAACCGGCGTCGAACTGCTGCCCGATAGCTATATTCTTGAGGCGGGGTTTGAACGGCTGAACGGCATCGATTTCAAAAAAGGATGCTACGTCGGCCAAGAAATCGCGGCTCGCATGAAACATAAAACCGAATTGAAAAAGGGGCTGGCGCGAGTCGCAATTGACGGGTCCGCGCAGCCTGGCGATGAAATAACGAGCAACGGCAAACCTGCCGGGACGCTTCATAGCGTGGCGGGCGATACTGGCTTGGCTTATTTGCGGTTCGACCGCGCAAAGGGCATGGAAACGAAGAACGCTACGCTTACCCTACTGGATACCGCGCCAGTTTCGTCGGCTTAG
- a CDS encoding BtaA family protein, with the protein MTQSSEIAEKAAFDYIRYAQLWEDADVLTAALGDVTGGTLVSICSAGDNALAMLTLDPAKVVVVDLSPAQIACLHLRIGAFRNLSHPEFLELMGAVQSDRRAALLERAIANLDADTIAFWASLSDDVAQHGAGGVGKFERYFRIFRTRLLPLVHSRRTVDDTFVSRPKAERQEFLDTRFNTWRWRLLLNVFFSRFVMGRMGRDKAFFDHVDDSPAQHVAQRIRHAAVDCDPAENPYLHWILKGRHGAALPMAWRAEHYDVIRSRLDRLDIRSGSLEAFVSTGEKADGFNLSDIFEYMSPDVFAQVYESILSAASPHARLVYWNMMAPRRVPSDLQDRVNTLTDVEDIQKRRDKAFFYSDFVVEEVRP; encoded by the coding sequence ATGACCCAAAGCTCTGAAATCGCAGAAAAAGCGGCGTTTGATTACATCCGCTACGCCCAGCTTTGGGAAGACGCTGATGTTTTGACGGCAGCGTTGGGTGATGTGACGGGCGGAACGTTGGTTTCCATTTGTTCGGCTGGGGATAACGCATTGGCGATGCTGACCTTGGACCCTGCAAAGGTTGTCGTCGTCGACCTATCGCCTGCGCAAATCGCCTGCCTGCATTTACGGATTGGCGCGTTCCGAAACTTGTCGCATCCAGAATTTCTTGAACTTATGGGGGCCGTACAAAGCGACCGGCGCGCTGCATTGTTGGAGCGTGCAATTGCGAATTTGGACGCTGATACGATAGCATTCTGGGCTTCGCTTTCGGATGACGTAGCGCAGCACGGCGCAGGCGGTGTTGGTAAGTTCGAACGCTATTTCCGCATTTTCCGGACCCGCCTTTTACCACTGGTCCACAGTCGTCGCACGGTTGACGACACTTTTGTTTCCCGCCCGAAAGCGGAGCGGCAAGAATTCCTTGATACGCGTTTCAATACATGGCGCTGGCGGCTGCTGTTGAACGTGTTTTTCTCGCGCTTTGTGATGGGGCGCATGGGGCGCGACAAAGCCTTTTTTGATCATGTCGACGACAGCCCAGCACAGCATGTCGCGCAGCGTATCCGGCATGCGGCTGTTGACTGCGATCCGGCAGAAAACCCCTACCTGCACTGGATATTAAAGGGCAGACACGGTGCTGCCCTTCCGATGGCATGGCGGGCTGAGCATTATGACGTGATCCGGTCGCGATTGGATCGGTTGGATATTCGGTCCGGATCGTTAGAGGCTTTTGTGTCTACAGGCGAAAAGGCCGATGGTTTTAACCTGTCTGACATTTTCGAATATATGTCGCCCGATGTTTTTGCGCAGGTTTATGAAAGTATTCTGTCGGCGGCGTCACCGCATGCACGGTTAGTCTATTGGAATATGATGGCGCCACGCCGTGTGCCGTCTGATTTGCAGGACCGCGTGAATACGTTGACCGATGTTGAAGACATACAGAAACGGCGTGACAAAGCCTTTTTCTATTCGGATTTCGTGGTCGAGGAAGTCCGCCCGTGA
- a CDS encoding AMP-binding protein: MADLISHFTRTVAAYPDRAAIVNADGSSVSFSALDARAAKLANAWSMAGIGQGDRVLLAMGISSDLYATLAALWSLGATVVLPEPALGLAGVRHAVKTANVTAFCAAGWYVGLRVVVPELWFIQRLALREGDHGELHNAINPTDIALISFTSGTTDAPKAIPRSHAFLMAQHDAVAPLLNSDLPERDLVAFPVFALINLAAGRTSVLPNWKMSRLADLGSDQLGDWIKDQNVSRALLPPALCTALSQTQRLPSLRKIFTGGGPVFPDMVAALRQAHPEVHVTCVYGSTEAEPIAHLDQAQVSDDDNAAMQAGQGLLVGKPTATTSVRIVEDEILVAGDHVNQGYLDPRHDAENKLHENGEIWHRTGDAGRYDDHGRLWLLGRIGTDVYLNGQPTFPFSVEVAVRQWPGVESCALISANGTPTLVICGDKTDFQTWVTSARALGISEIRHVTAIPMDQRHASKVDRKALLLQLKA, from the coding sequence ATGGCTGATCTGATCAGTCATTTTACGCGGACGGTCGCCGCATATCCGGATCGCGCGGCTATCGTGAACGCTGACGGATCGTCTGTGTCTTTTTCTGCCCTTGACGCACGCGCTGCAAAGCTGGCCAATGCATGGTCCATGGCAGGCATCGGTCAGGGTGACCGCGTTCTGCTGGCCATGGGGATCAGCAGCGATCTATACGCGACCCTTGCCGCACTTTGGTCGCTTGGTGCGACTGTTGTCCTGCCAGAACCAGCATTGGGATTGGCAGGTGTGCGGCACGCGGTGAAGACCGCAAATGTAACGGCTTTTTGCGCGGCGGGGTGGTATGTCGGGCTTCGGGTGGTCGTGCCCGAATTGTGGTTCATCCAGCGATTAGCGCTACGCGAAGGCGATCATGGGGAGTTACACAACGCCATTAACCCAACCGATATCGCATTGATTTCATTCACGTCAGGCACAACAGATGCCCCGAAAGCGATCCCGCGCAGTCATGCGTTTTTGATGGCGCAGCACGACGCTGTCGCCCCTCTCTTGAATAGCGATTTGCCAGAACGCGATCTTGTTGCCTTTCCAGTTTTTGCGCTGATCAATTTAGCGGCTGGTCGCACATCTGTTCTGCCAAATTGGAAAATGTCGCGTCTTGCTGATCTGGGCTCTGATCAGCTGGGAGATTGGATCAAAGATCAAAACGTCAGCCGTGCGTTGCTGCCGCCCGCGTTGTGTACGGCGTTGTCACAAACGCAACGCCTGCCGTCCTTAAGAAAGATTTTTACCGGTGGTGGTCCGGTGTTTCCCGACATGGTTGCGGCCCTGCGTCAGGCGCATCCCGAGGTGCACGTTACATGTGTGTATGGGTCTACCGAAGCGGAACCGATCGCGCATCTTGATCAGGCGCAGGTTAGTGATGACGATAACGCGGCCATGCAAGCGGGGCAGGGGCTTTTGGTTGGGAAACCAACTGCGACGACGTCGGTCCGGATTGTTGAAGACGAAATTTTGGTCGCGGGCGACCACGTGAACCAAGGATATCTTGATCCGCGACACGACGCCGAAAACAAACTGCACGAGAACGGCGAGATTTGGCACCGCACCGGTGACGCTGGCCGGTATGATGATCATGGCCGGCTTTGGTTGCTGGGTCGCATAGGAACGGACGTTTACCTGAATGGGCAGCCTACTTTTCCGTTTTCGGTGGAGGTCGCGGTGCGGCAATGGCCCGGTGTTGAGTCCTGCGCATTGATTAGTGCAAATGGAACGCCGACGCTTGTTATCTGCGGAGACAAAACAGATTTTCAGACGTGGGTTACATCTGCTCGCGCTTTAGGAATCTCCGAGATCAGGCACGTGACAGCGATCCCCATGGATCAGCGCCACGCATCAAAGGTGGATCGAAAAGCACTTTTGCTTCAATTGAAGGCATAA
- a CDS encoding cobalamin biosynthesis protein CobQ, with translation MNTPAHLIFGLTAFGRANRPAVTCAALAGAIIPDLSLYLMAGAHLIVFGTDPQIVFGQLYYSDSWQSIFRIDNSMILWGIALVLGIMARSQVVIALCGAALLHLVLDFAFHHNDGRAHFWPISNWIFESPLSYWDPSHYGNLVGPIEVLASLACCILLWRRFVGKWMRIFIVALAGMEALPGIVFAVMFATNGSP, from the coding sequence ATGAACACACCAGCCCATTTGATTTTTGGCCTAACCGCGTTCGGACGGGCGAATAGACCGGCTGTCACCTGTGCTGCCTTGGCAGGTGCGATCATCCCTGATTTGTCATTGTATCTGATGGCTGGCGCACATCTCATTGTGTTTGGAACTGATCCTCAGATCGTTTTTGGTCAACTTTATTATTCAGACTCGTGGCAAAGCATATTCCGGATCGATAATTCGATGATCTTATGGGGCATCGCGCTGGTTCTTGGGATTATGGCGCGATCACAGGTGGTTATCGCCTTGTGTGGGGCGGCCTTGTTGCACTTGGTTCTCGATTTTGCCTTCCATCACAATGACGGGCGTGCGCATTTTTGGCCTATCTCAAATTGGATATTTGAAAGTCCGCTTAGCTACTGGGACCCAAGCCATTACGGTAATCTCGTTGGCCCAATTGAAGTATTGGCGTCATTGGCATGCTGCATATTGCTGTGGCGGCGGTTCGTTGGAAAATGGATGCGCATCTTTATTGTCGCCTTGGCTGGAATGGAAGCACTGCCGGGGATCGTTTTTGCAGTCATGTTTGCCACAAACGGATCGCCATGA
- a CDS encoding cobyric acid synthase: MTKAIMIQGAGSNVGKSILVAGLARAATRRGLSVAPFKPQNMSNNAAVTRDGGEIGRAQALQARACGLQPHTDMNPVLLKPESEVGAQVVVHGKRLTTMKARDYGKMKASLLPAVLESFDRLKIHADLIIVEGAGSPAEVNLRTGDIANMGFAAAAGVPVALIGDIDRGGVIAQLVGTHAVLPDDDNALIKAFAINKFRGDTTLFSEGMDIIADKTGWTPCGIVPWFADAWRLPAEDVMDIASRKGGPIKIAVPKLNRIANFDDLDPLSATPEVTVEIVQAGRPLPGDADLVLIPGSKSTIADLAHFRAQGWDIDLLAHIRRGGHVLGICGGYQMLGTEIIDAEGIEGPPSRVAGLGLLNVVTTMQDDKRLTEVTATHLDTGSSLQGYEIHIGVTDGPDTDNAWLDVAGRREGAASADGRIQGCYLHGLFSADAFRTAFLTTLGAAPAAYGYEDSVERTLDALADHLEAHMDVDLILGCAAEI, from the coding sequence ATGACCAAGGCGATCATGATCCAAGGGGCTGGCTCTAACGTTGGCAAATCCATTTTGGTGGCAGGTCTCGCGCGCGCCGCGACCCGTCGCGGCTTGTCCGTCGCTCCGTTTAAACCCCAGAACATGTCGAACAACGCAGCCGTTACACGCGACGGCGGTGAAATCGGACGTGCGCAGGCGCTACAAGCGCGGGCCTGCGGGCTTCAACCACACACCGATATGAATCCCGTTCTCCTCAAGCCGGAATCTGAAGTTGGCGCCCAAGTCGTCGTGCACGGCAAAAGGCTGACAACGATGAAAGCCCGCGACTATGGCAAAATGAAAGCCTCCTTGCTTCCCGCCGTTTTGGAGAGCTTTGATCGTCTAAAAATACATGCAGACCTAATCATTGTCGAAGGCGCGGGCAGCCCAGCTGAGGTGAATCTCCGTACTGGTGACATCGCGAACATGGGCTTTGCCGCTGCTGCTGGTGTCCCTGTCGCGCTGATCGGTGATATTGACCGCGGTGGCGTGATAGCACAATTGGTGGGTACGCATGCGGTCTTGCCCGACGACGACAATGCACTGATCAAAGCCTTTGCGATCAACAAATTTCGCGGTGATACGACCCTGTTCTCCGAAGGCATGGATATCATTGCTGATAAAACTGGATGGACACCCTGCGGCATAGTCCCATGGTTCGCAGATGCGTGGCGCTTACCGGCCGAAGATGTAATGGACATCGCATCCCGTAAAGGCGGCCCGATCAAGATCGCGGTGCCAAAACTCAATCGAATTGCTAATTTTGACGATTTGGACCCGCTATCTGCAACGCCGGAAGTGACGGTCGAAATCGTGCAAGCGGGCCGTCCTTTACCCGGTGACGCGGATTTGGTTCTGATCCCGGGATCCAAATCTACAATCGCGGACCTTGCGCATTTCAGGGCGCAGGGTTGGGATATTGACCTGCTGGCGCACATCAGACGCGGTGGACATGTATTGGGGATTTGTGGCGGTTATCAGATGCTTGGCACTGAAATCATCGACGCCGAAGGGATCGAAGGCCCGCCCAGCCGTGTCGCTGGTCTTGGCCTACTGAATGTCGTCACAACCATGCAAGATGACAAACGATTAACCGAAGTGACCGCAACGCATTTGGACACAGGATCGTCGCTGCAAGGTTACGAAATCCACATCGGTGTCACTGATGGTCCGGATACCGACAACGCATGGCTTGACGTTGCGGGCCGTCGCGAAGGTGCAGCAAGCGCCGACGGGCGCATTCAAGGGTGTTATTTGCACGGATTGTTCAGCGCAGATGCGTTTCGCACCGCATTCCTAACCACTTTGGGTGCAGCGCCTGCAGCGTATGGCTACGAAGACAGCGTTGAGCGCACGTTAGACGCGCTTGCCGATCATCTAGAGGCACACATGGATGTCGATTTGATCTTAGGCTGCGCCGCAGAGATCTGA